A window from Gottschalkiaceae bacterium SANA encodes these proteins:
- a CDS encoding exonuclease SbcCD subunit D, whose product MKGIHTADWHLGKVVHGQSFLQEQREQIQRITRLIEEESVDFVMISGDLFDRAIPPVEALVLWESVLEEWVEELGIQVFVIAGNHDSAIRLSFANRFLGKQGVSILGDFSRFFTPLEVIHDKERIQVYFLPYLDTAYLREILETPQERSREVLLRSAVERIQETWDPKAFHLLLAHEFLLGGSVSDSERPLSVGGSQAIPYRVFEDFDYVALGHLHRAQRIGKDHIRYAGALYPYSFSEAGRVPSVELLYFGEAGSFEREKIEIKPERTLRVVEGRLDEVLALPSSEDYLCVRIENKEVILDLMGKLREWFPNTLRVERGQTGEAERKEDILIREVETPLELFTSFFTEMTGDDLLSSQTAYLHGMLDGREGEDKA is encoded by the coding sequence ATGAAGGGCATACATACAGCGGATTGGCATTTGGGAAAGGTTGTGCACGGTCAATCTTTTTTGCAGGAACAAAGAGAACAGATTCAAAGGATAACGCGATTGATTGAGGAGGAATCCGTTGATTTCGTTATGATTAGTGGTGATCTTTTTGATCGAGCCATTCCCCCTGTGGAAGCACTTGTATTATGGGAATCGGTCTTGGAAGAGTGGGTCGAAGAACTGGGCATTCAGGTCTTCGTTATTGCAGGTAATCATGACAGCGCTATTCGTCTATCCTTTGCAAATCGATTTTTGGGAAAACAAGGCGTGAGTATATTGGGTGATTTTTCTCGTTTCTTTACTCCCTTGGAAGTCATTCATGACAAAGAACGTATACAGGTGTACTTTTTGCCGTACTTGGATACGGCTTATCTACGAGAAATATTAGAAACTCCTCAAGAACGGTCAAGAGAAGTGCTCTTGCGATCGGCGGTAGAGCGGATTCAAGAGACGTGGGACCCAAAAGCCTTTCATCTATTGCTGGCACATGAGTTTTTATTGGGCGGATCTGTTAGTGATTCCGAACGCCCTTTAAGTGTAGGCGGCAGTCAGGCAATTCCCTATCGGGTATTTGAGGATTTTGATTATGTGGCCCTGGGTCATTTGCATCGTGCACAGCGGATTGGGAAAGATCATATTCGGTATGCGGGCGCCTTGTATCCCTATTCCTTTTCGGAAGCAGGGCGGGTACCATCGGTTGAACTTTTGTATTTTGGGGAGGCTGGCTCCTTTGAACGAGAAAAAATAGAGATCAAACCTGAGCGGACCTTACGGGTGGTGGAAGGCCGACTAGACGAGGTCTTGGCTCTTCCTTCATCCGAGGATTACCTCTGTGTACGCATTGAAAACAAGGAAGTTATATTGGATTTAATGGGGAAATTGCGGGAATGGTTTCCTAATACCCTTCGGGTAGAACGGGGGCAGACTGGAGAGGCGGAAAGGAAAGAAGATATTTTGATTCGAGAAGTGGAAACACCTTTAGAATTATTTACTTCCTTTTTTACAGAGATGACGGGTGATGACTTGCTTTCATCACAGACTGCCTATTTGCATGGAATGTTGGATGGCAGGGAAGGGGAGGATAAAGCATGA
- a CDS encoding PfkB family carbohydrate kinase produces the protein MTNRERQILKILEENPMIMQKDLASRLQITRSSVAVHIRNLTQKGYIKGKGYVLEQNHYVMVIGSSNVDIQGFSSNKVVGSDSNIGQIRLSMGGVGRNVTENLTRLGQETKLISVTGGDQNSTYLLNECNQIGIDTSHFMIVENKNASTYMAILDDQREMLLAINDMSIMDELTPEFIRSKNSYIKNSNILFLDTGLSTTIIDMIFTEYPKSNFFVDAVSVNRAPRIKKHLSKIHTLKCNILEAAFLADMTIRTMKDAQKAAEVLIKKGVKRVFITYGSKGVYRKCSYDDLQIGWVRAKADKIGSVTGAGDAFMAGVIYGTIKCMREDQIPKFATALSLLTLEAEQTVNPQITYDRTYQKMRELF, from the coding sequence TTGACAAATCGAGAACGGCAAATTTTAAAAATCCTCGAAGAGAATCCAATGATTATGCAAAAAGATTTAGCAAGCCGATTGCAAATCACACGGTCCTCTGTTGCGGTCCATATCCGCAATCTCACGCAAAAAGGCTATATCAAAGGAAAAGGGTATGTCTTAGAGCAGAATCATTATGTAATGGTCATTGGCTCTTCCAATGTAGACATTCAAGGGTTTTCAAGCAACAAAGTTGTTGGCAGCGACTCGAATATCGGTCAAATTCGGTTAAGCATGGGCGGCGTCGGTCGCAATGTGACTGAAAACCTAACCCGCTTGGGCCAAGAAACAAAATTGATTTCCGTAACGGGTGGAGATCAAAATAGCACCTATCTTCTCAATGAATGTAATCAAATCGGAATCGATACCAGTCATTTTATGATTGTAGAAAATAAGAACGCTTCTACTTATATGGCAATCTTGGACGATCAACGAGAGATGTTGCTGGCAATTAATGATATGAGCATTATGGATGAATTAACACCAGAATTTATCCGTAGCAAGAATAGCTATATCAAAAATTCCAATATCCTCTTTTTGGATACAGGACTTTCCACTACAATCATTGATATGATATTTACAGAGTATCCCAAGAGCAATTTCTTTGTGGATGCGGTCAGCGTAAACCGCGCACCGCGAATTAAAAAACATCTCAGCAAGATTCACACCCTGAAATGCAACATTTTAGAGGCTGCATTCCTAGCAGACATGACCATTCGCACCATGAAAGATGCGCAAAAAGCAGCAGAAGTCTTGATAAAAAAAGGAGTCAAACGTGTCTTTATCACATACGGCTCCAAGGGTGTTTATCGAAAATGTAGCTATGACGATCTGCAGATCGGATGGGTTCGCGCAAAAGCAGACAAGATCGGAAGCGTCACAGGCGCTGGCGATGCCTTTATGGCTGGTGTCATTTATGGTACAATCAAATGCATGCGCGAAGATCAAATTCCAAAATTCGCAACCGCACTTTCCCTTTTGACCCTAGAAGCAGAGCAAACGGTCAACCCGCAAATCACCTATGATCGAACTTATCAAAAAATGAGAGAATTATTTTAA